From the genome of Verrucomicrobiota bacterium:
ACTCGATATGCGAACAAGACTCACGTGTCGACTGCCCGACTACTCGCAGAATCGAGGAAGAAGTGACCTTGAAAGGGCTGGGGCGTGCCCCCCAACGTCAGTGACTCCCGTCGGTGGTCCTTTGCAGCACTCGACAGGTCTTGTGAATCAAGTATGATTCACGAGCATGGCTACGGCATCCGTCAGAGACCTGCGCACGAGCTTTCCTCGGATCCGGTCGTTGATTGCTCGCGACGGTGAGCTCATCGTCACCGAACGCGGAAAGCCCGCCTACGTGCTGCGCGCCTACTCCCCGGCACCGGTCGCGCGCCCCAGGCGAGTCGACTACTAAGAGCGGCTCAAGGCGCGGCAGTCACGCCCGCTGTCGGCTGCTCGCTCGCGGGCGCTGCAAGAGGCCGACCGTGGCGAACGCTGACGACATCTATGTCGATCCGATCGCGCTCAGACGCCTCTACGTGCATGACGACCGCTCGCGGGGGTGCTGTGCGTGGCGCGGGCGCACTGGCGGCTGCCTGGCGCTGACGCGGCACGGGCGTGCCGAACTCGCCAACGGCATTTGCTTGGCCATCTTCCGTGGCGACATCGACCAAGACGCGGGTGACGCGGCCCTCGCCGACGTGGAAGCAGACCTTGCGGAGGGGCGTCTCGCTGTGACCGACCTGCCCTGGCGCCAAGCACTCGACCGGGCCAGAGACCTGAGCCTCGCACACACGCCGACTCTCGGAAATAGTACGCTCGACGTACTGCATGTCGCAAGTGCTCTGGTTCTCGGCTGCCGAAGGTTCGTGACCTACGACCACCGCCAGGCTGCGCTGGCCAAGGCGGTGGGACTGCGGGTCCTCAGCCCCTGACTGGCGGCTGATGAAGCACAAGACCGCCTGTAGCAACGGTGTCCGAGCGCCGCGCAAGCGCCTCCGAAAGCTGCCGTCACGTCGGCCTGGCATATACCGGACCTGGACGACATCGCCTTCGAAGATCTCTTCGATTTCGCCAACATCCAGCGCCTGCAGCACGAGCTCCGTGCAGCCACCACCGTCACTGCTCTGATCACCAGCTCGGAAGGTGCGACCCGAAGACATATCGCCGCGCACCTTGTCATGGAATGGAGTCCGTAGCTATGTCCACGATCCTCATCGACCATCAATCCGTCCCCGTCGATTCGATCTACGGCGACGTTCAGCCCATTGCGATCCGGCCCATCGGGCACGTGGTCGCGGTGAGCAACGCTGACGGCGGCGAGCATTCGAGCAAGATCTCCACGATCCGATTGCTGCCCGCGATGGCCCGATTCATGAGCGGCCTGGAGGAGGAATCCTCGGTACTGGTGCTCTGGTACTTCGACCGCGCAGGTTCCGTGGAAAGCGTATTTCCGCGCGGTTGGGACGGCAAACGCGTCGGGCCCTTCGCCTCGCGGACACCCCACCGGCTGACGCCGATTGGCGCCACCGAGGTGGAGCTGGTGGAGGTGCGCGGCACGACCCTCCTGGTCCGCGGCCTGGAGGCCTTCGAGGGCACACCCGTGCTCGACATCAAGGTCACGATGCAAAGCCTGCGCGAGGGCGGGCGAAGGCGAACGGATCGTCGACGAGGCGGGCAAGGCGATGCAGGATCCATCTGACAGCGTGCATGCGCTTCGCTGAGCGCCAAACAGGCCCCGGAGGACGCACGGCTCGGGCAGCCTTCCCCCGGGGTTTGCCGGCCGGGGCTTGCCCTACGTGCCGTGTACCACGACATCCCATGCCAGACGGCAGCCCATCAATAGCAGGAAGATGGCGAAGATCCGCTTGACCCGGCCTGGATCGAGGCTGTGCACCAGGCGCGCACCGAGCGGCGCGGTCATGACCGAGAGCAATGCAACGCCAACGAG
Proteins encoded in this window:
- a CDS encoding type II toxin-antitoxin system VapC family toxin, which produces MANADDIYVDPIALRRLYVHDDRSRGCCAWRGRTGGCLALTRHGRAELANGICLAIFRGDIDQDAGDAALADVEADLAEGRLAVTDLPWRQALDRARDLSLAHTPTLGNSTLDVLHVASALVLGCRRFVTYDHRQAALAKAVGLRVLSP
- a CDS encoding SAM-dependent methyltransferase is translated as MSTILIDHQSVPVDSIYGDVQPIAIRPIGHVVAVSNADGGEHSSKISTIRLLPAMARFMSGLEEESSVLVLWYFDRAGSVESVFPRGWDGKRVGPFASRTPHRLTPIGATEVELVEVRGTTLLVRGLEAFEGTPVLDIKVTMQSLREGGRRRTDRRRGGQGDAGSI